From a region of the Phaseolus vulgaris cultivar G19833 chromosome 6, P. vulgaris v2.0, whole genome shotgun sequence genome:
- the LOC137831898 gene encoding putative RING-H2 finger protein ATL21A produces MMFLKLLFHFFILFAVAYASSDCQYYSWCSDNNILIRFPFQIQGQQHPYCGYPGFKLTCSNDSKTVITLPYTGKFFVRNINYLRQQMQVYDPDDCLPKRLLSLNLSGSPFIVASSLRNYTLLSCPTRHTGSQFIPIDCLSNSTSFVSAIPSVNFTNSLLQSCHVLKKLSFPVLGPNQETFRDELLSGDLLLAWHAPDCRYCESQEAMCGFESINSDQVRCFSDYQTERPQHGLRVFGIITLSTVGPAIICAIGMACYASFMYRRSSTARIGAAQSSTPTGMSPQPAIVRMGLDESTIESYQKLELGESRRVPGPNEGCCTICLSEYKAKDTIRCIPECSHCFHADCIDEWLRMNSTCPLCRNSPSHPSSTVLSTDH; encoded by the exons ATGATGTTCTTGAAGCTCCTGTTCCACTTCTTCATACTCTTTGCTGTCGCATATGCCTCATCTGATTGCCAATATTATTCTTGGTGCAGCGACAACAACATCCTTATTCGTTTTCCCTTCCAAATACAAGGTCAGCAACATCCATATTGCGGGTATCCTGGTTTCAAACTAACTTGTTCCAATGATAGCAAAACAGTTATAACACTTCCTTACACGGGAAAGTTCTTTGTCCGCAACATTAACTACCTCAGACAACAGATGCAAGTGTATGACCCAGATGATTGCCTTCCAAAACGTCTTCTAAGTCTCAACCTTTCAGGTTCTCCCTTCATTGTTGCCTCTTCACTCCGCAACTACACCCTCTTAAGCTGCCCAACACGGCACACGGGGTCACAGTTCATTCCCATTGACTGTCTCAGCAATTCAACATCTTTTGTGTCTGCTATTCCTTCTGTCAACTTCACCAATTCATTGCTCCAGTCTTGCCATGTTCTGAAGAAACTCTCATTTCCAGTCCTGGGACCAAATCAGGAAACTTTCAGAGATGAACTCCTTAGTGGAGATCTTCTATTAGCATGGCATGCACCTGACTGTAGATACTGTGAATCACAAGAAGCTATGTGCGGATTTGAGAGCATAAACAGTGATCAAGTTCGTTGTTTCTCTGATTACCAAACGG aGCGTCCACAGCATGGTCTTCGAGTTTTTGGAATCATCACATTATCCACTGTTGGACCAGCTATCATATGCGCCATTGGAATGGCATGCTACGCCTCCTTCATGTACAGAAGAAGCAGCACAGCCAGAATTGGTGCAGCACAGAGTTCTACACCAACTGGCATGTCACCTCAACCTGCCATTGTTAGGATGGGCTTGGATGAGTCTACAATCGAGTCGTATCAGAAACTGGAATTGGGGGAGAGCAGAAGAGTGCCAGGACCTAATGAGGGATGTTGCACCATATGCCTCTCAGAGTATAAAGCCAAAGACACAATAAGATGCATTCCTGAATGTTCACATTGCTTCCATGCTGACTGCATCGATGAATGGCTTCGCATGAACAGTACATGCCCTCTTTGCCGCAACTCTCCTTCCCATCCCTCCTCTACTGTTCTATCCACTGACCACTGA